The following are encoded in a window of Caldicellulosiruptor danielii genomic DNA:
- a CDS encoding MgtC/SapB family protein, translating to MLEDILKIIFAILAGGLIGIERENVHRPAGFRTHILVCVGSALVMMTSQYIFNVYYKGHANIDVARLGAQVISGIGFLGAGTIIKDGATVKGLTTAATLWAVACIGLAIGIGYYKGAFLATAAVYLTLILLKKFEVRFVSKGILRSITVEGHNLRSSIQKIDSILTAHSVTIKDIKFMHEETEKVFYKALVLPDSNINQLITDLYLIEGVSRVTFE from the coding sequence ATGTTAGAGGATATACTAAAAATTATCTTTGCAATCTTAGCAGGTGGGCTTATTGGTATTGAGAGAGAAAATGTTCACAGACCGGCAGGTTTTAGAACTCATATTTTAGTCTGTGTGGGTTCTGCTCTTGTTATGATGACGTCACAGTATATTTTCAATGTATACTATAAGGGGCATGCAAATATTGACGTTGCGAGGCTTGGTGCTCAAGTTATCTCGGGTATTGGTTTTTTAGGTGCAGGAACTATAATAAAAGACGGAGCTACAGTAAAGGGATTGACCACTGCTGCAACTTTGTGGGCTGTTGCGTGTATTGGTCTTGCAATTGGAATTGGGTATTACAAAGGAGCTTTTTTGGCAACAGCAGCAGTGTATCTTACGTTGATTCTATTAAAAAAGTTTGAAGTTAGATTTGTTTCAAAAGGAATTTTGAGATCAATTACTGTTGAGGGGCACAATCTAAGAAGTTCTATTCAAAAGATAGATTCAATTTTGACTGCACATTCGGTGACAATAAAGGATATTAAGTTTATGCATGAAGAGACTGAAAAAGTGTTTTATAAAGCTTTGGTTTTACCAGATAGCAATATCAACCAGCTTATTACAGATTTATATCTGATTGAAGGTGTGAGCCGCGTAACTTTTGAATAA
- the fabZ gene encoding 3-hydroxyacyl-ACP dehydratase FabZ produces the protein MHNIDKILEIIPHRYPFLLVDKIIEVEEGKRAKGVKNVTINEPFFQGHFPGNPVMPGVLIVEAMAQVGAVAMLLKEEFKGKTPFFAGIDKVRFKKVVKPGDVLLIETELISLKGSIGKAKAAAYVDGEIVCEGELLFAIK, from the coding sequence ATGCATAACATTGATAAAATACTGGAAATTATCCCTCACAGATATCCTTTTTTACTTGTTGACAAGATAATAGAAGTTGAAGAAGGAAAAAGAGCAAAGGGAGTTAAAAACGTTACAATCAACGAACCGTTTTTCCAGGGACATTTTCCGGGCAATCCTGTTATGCCAGGTGTTTTAATTGTTGAGGCAATGGCACAGGTTGGAGCTGTTGCAATGCTTTTAAAAGAAGAATTTAAAGGAAAAACTCCGTTTTTTGCAGGTATTGATAAGGTAAGGTTCAAAAAAGTCGTAAAACCTGGCGATGTTCTTTTGATTGAGACAGAGCTAATTTCTCTCAAAGGTTCAATTGGCAAGGCAAAAGCAGCGGCGTATGTTGATGGTGAAATTGTATGTGAGGGTGAGTTACTTTTTGCTATAAAATAA
- a CDS encoding aminotransferase class I/II-fold pyridoxal phosphate-dependent enzyme encodes MEAGQNKVTKEDQSRTPLFDAVKRHIEKNIIPFHVPGHKYGRGLKEFTDFVGQNVMLMDLNGMEDLDNANNPIGVIYEAEKLFASAFGAQYAYFLVNGTTSGVQTMIMSACEPGDEIILPRNAHKSAFGGIILSGAIPVYVQPEVNEELGITMGVTVENVKKAILKHPHAKAVFVINPTYYGIASDLKSITRTAHKFGMAVLVDEAHGAHMGFHNDFPLTAMEVGADMSAVSTHKTGGSLTQSSVLLLRGHRIQPETVRQILNLTMTTSSSYILMCSIDVARKQLAMYGEEMLEETLRLARMAREEINKIEGLYAFGKELIGTPGVYDFDETKLGINVRRLGITGYEAERILRDEYNIQIEMSDLYNILAIISLGDTQESVEKLIEALRDMAKKLGVKDVKTPTIVLHSPQVIVSPRDAFYSSKKVVELDNAVGEISGEMVMAYPPGIPLILPGERITKDLVDYIKLLKEEDCQLQGTADPYVNTIRVLGTAD; translated from the coding sequence ATGGAGGCAGGGCAGAATAAGGTGACAAAGGAGGACCAGAGCAGAACACCCCTTTTTGACGCTGTAAAAAGGCACATTGAGAAAAACATCATCCCATTTCATGTGCCAGGTCACAAGTACGGCAGAGGATTGAAGGAGTTTACTGATTTTGTCGGGCAGAACGTCATGCTAATGGACCTAAATGGTATGGAAGATTTGGACAATGCAAACAATCCGATTGGAGTCATCTATGAGGCAGAAAAGCTCTTTGCAAGTGCATTCGGTGCTCAATACGCATACTTTTTAGTAAACGGTACAACATCCGGTGTTCAGACAATGATAATGTCGGCATGCGAACCTGGTGATGAGATAATACTGCCTCGAAATGCGCACAAGAGCGCGTTTGGCGGAATAATCCTAAGCGGGGCAATTCCTGTGTATGTACAGCCAGAGGTAAATGAAGAGCTTGGCATTACAATGGGTGTGACAGTAGAGAACGTCAAAAAGGCTATTTTGAAGCATCCTCACGCAAAGGCTGTGTTTGTTATAAATCCAACATACTATGGTATAGCAAGTGATTTAAAGTCTATAACTCGAACTGCCCACAAATTTGGTATGGCAGTTTTAGTTGATGAGGCACATGGTGCTCATATGGGCTTTCACAACGATTTTCCACTGACTGCCATGGAAGTTGGCGCTGATATGAGCGCTGTGTCAACACACAAGACAGGTGGTTCGCTTACTCAAAGTTCGGTACTTCTTTTGCGTGGTCATAGGATTCAACCAGAGACAGTAAGACAAATTTTAAACCTCACAATGACAACAAGCTCATCCTATATCTTGATGTGTTCAATTGACGTTGCAAGAAAACAGCTTGCTATGTATGGTGAAGAAATGTTAGAAGAGACTTTGAGACTTGCCAGAATGGCAAGGGAAGAGATAAACAAGATTGAAGGACTTTATGCGTTTGGCAAGGAGCTGATTGGAACACCTGGTGTTTATGATTTTGATGAAACAAAACTTGGAATCAACGTTCGAAGGCTTGGTATCACTGGTTATGAAGCAGAGAGAATCTTGAGAGATGAATACAACATCCAGATAGAGATGTCTGACCTTTACAATATTTTGGCAATAATCTCGTTGGGTGACACACAAGAGAGTGTAGAAAAGCTAATTGAAGCATTGCGAGATATGGCAAAGAAACTTGGTGTAAAAGATGTAAAGACTCCAACAATAGTGCTTCACTCGCCACAGGTTATTGTATCGCCACGTGATGCCTTTTACAGTTCAAAGAAGGTTGTTGAGCTTGACAATGCAGTTGGTGAGATTTCTGGTGAGATGGTAATGGCATATCCGCCAGGAATACCACTTATTTTGCCTGGTGAGAGAATAACAAAAGACCTTGTAGATTACATTAAACTTCTGAAAGAAGAGGACTGCCAGCTGCAGGGCACAGCCGACCCTTATGTCAATACAATAAGGGTACTTGGAACGGCTGATTAA
- a CDS encoding ABC transporter substrate-binding protein, translating to MRSSKRFFALISVVVIISFVLSICLVGSAGSSKLVKPLKPTPEAKKPITLTMYSAETNPNDDGFKSPVAQKIKELTGVTLKIEYAIAQGAGQQKLQLMAASGDYPDLVYAKGDLQLLKNAGGIVQLDSLIEKYGPNIKKAYGKNLKRLRWSPQDPHIYCLGITTDNDATLDVNGGFMIQHRVVIEQKYPRIRTIKDFENAIVKYWKKHPTTDGLPTIPLTLSADDWRTVISVTNPAFQATGAPDDGEFYVDPKTLKVIRHYKRPVEKEYFKWLNHLWNAGILDRETFVQKDDQYKAKIASGRVLALIDAGWAVGEPITALKKAGKYEYTYGYYPVTVNEKIKQCPPDVKVGYTGGWGVAITVKCKDKVRAIKFLDWMCTEDANILRQWGIEGVHHTYVKGKRVFTPKYDQMRKTDPTFAKKTGIGPYIYPFPRLPNTYVDSTGNPIAPDTRKEDIRKNYSDVEKKVLSAYKAEIWKDLFPKANEYPEKTWGYLWMISIDDPEIKTINDKIWNYTLSTIPKVVMAKEKDFDKVWNDFLAGFEKLGNRKVEEYYTKRIKQNIELWTK from the coding sequence ACAGTGCTGAAACAAACCCAAATGATGATGGATTTAAGTCACCAGTTGCACAGAAGATAAAAGAACTTACAGGTGTTACATTAAAGATTGAGTATGCAATAGCTCAAGGTGCAGGCCAACAAAAACTTCAACTTATGGCTGCAAGTGGTGATTATCCAGATCTGGTATATGCAAAGGGTGATTTGCAACTTCTTAAAAATGCTGGTGGTATAGTTCAATTGGATAGCTTAATTGAGAAATATGGCCCAAATATTAAAAAGGCATATGGCAAAAACCTCAAAAGATTGAGATGGAGTCCACAAGACCCACACATTTACTGTTTGGGAATTACAACAGACAATGACGCAACTTTGGATGTTAATGGCGGTTTTATGATTCAGCACAGAGTAGTAATTGAACAGAAGTACCCAAGAATAAGAACAATAAAAGACTTTGAAAATGCTATAGTAAAATACTGGAAAAAACATCCTACTACAGATGGACTTCCAACAATTCCACTCACACTTTCAGCAGATGACTGGCGAACTGTTATTTCGGTTACAAATCCAGCTTTTCAAGCAACAGGTGCCCCAGATGATGGAGAGTTTTATGTTGATCCAAAAACTTTGAAAGTTATCAGACATTATAAACGTCCAGTTGAGAAAGAATATTTTAAATGGTTAAATCACCTGTGGAATGCAGGAATCCTTGACAGGGAAACATTTGTACAGAAAGACGACCAATATAAAGCAAAAATTGCTTCCGGAAGAGTTCTTGCTTTAATTGATGCAGGCTGGGCAGTAGGTGAACCAATTACGGCTCTCAAAAAGGCAGGTAAGTACGAATACACATATGGTTATTATCCTGTTACAGTTAATGAAAAAATAAAACAATGTCCACCTGATGTAAAAGTTGGATATACAGGTGGGTGGGGTGTTGCTATAACAGTAAAGTGCAAAGATAAGGTGAGAGCAATTAAATTCCTTGACTGGATGTGCACAGAAGATGCTAATATCTTAAGACAGTGGGGGATTGAAGGTGTTCATCACACATATGTAAAGGGCAAGAGAGTATTTACACCAAAATATGACCAGATGAGGAAGACAGACCCGACATTTGCAAAGAAAACTGGTATAGGTCCTTACATTTATCCATTCCCAAGACTGCCCAATACGTATGTTGATTCTACAGGCAATCCAATTGCACCTGACACGAGAAAAGAAGATATAAGAAAGAACTATAGTGATGTTGAGAAAAAGGTGCTGTCAGCATATAAGGCAGAAATCTGGAAAGATTTGTTCCCAAAAGCTAATGAGTATCCTGAAAAGACATGGGGTTATCTGTGGATGATATCAATTGATGATCCAGAGATCAAGACTATTAATGATAAAATTTGGAATTATACATTATCAACTATTCCAAAAGTTGTTATGGCAAAAGAAAAAGATTTTGACAAAGTATGGAACGATTTTCTGGCTGGGTTTGAGAAACTCGGCAATAGAAAGGTTGAAGAATATTATACAAAGAGAATCAAGCAAAATATAGAGTTGTGGACAAAATAA
- a CDS encoding Mini-ribonuclease 3: protein MDILKMCLKESEDRLFSPLVYAYVGDAVYELFVRNKIITENPNLTPYLYYLRTTMYVKASSQAMAIKKLYEELDEDEKRIVKRGRNAKPKTIPKNTKLSDYKYATALETLIGYLYLENNIERLNYILLQTYYIITEEYSNAKNSCQQH, encoded by the coding sequence TTGGATATTTTAAAAATGTGTTTGAAAGAGAGTGAGGACAGATTGTTCAGTCCTTTAGTATATGCTTATGTTGGAGATGCTGTATATGAGTTGTTTGTAAGAAACAAAATAATAACTGAAAATCCAAATTTGACTCCCTACCTGTACTATCTTAGAACTACTATGTATGTAAAAGCTTCGAGTCAAGCAATGGCCATAAAAAAATTATATGAAGAGCTTGATGAAGATGAAAAAAGGATTGTAAAAAGAGGCAGAAATGCAAAACCAAAAACCATTCCTAAAAATACCAAGTTGAGTGATTACAAATATGCTACAGCCCTTGAGACACTAATTGGCTATCTTTATCTAGAAAATAACATTGAGAGATTGAATTATATTCTTTTACAAACGTATTATATAATAACTGAAGAATACAGCAATGCCAAGAATAGTTGTCAACAACATTAG
- a CDS encoding NYN domain-containing protein, whose protein sequence is MHLMVDGYNFINAWEILRKIAEDDLDSARKKLIDILADFSGYKGYKITIVFDSHLVKGAMRKKETFSNVEVIFTKEGETADNYIEQYVYKNSKNEKIGVVTSDYLEQLIILGDGALRIPPRELIYEIEHYRKEIEKKEKEKKHSSDRLEDALEDEVIQKLEKFKKNLE, encoded by the coding sequence GTGCACTTGATGGTTGATGGATATAACTTTATAAATGCATGGGAAATATTAAGGAAAATTGCTGAAGATGATTTGGACAGTGCACGGAAAAAGTTAATTGATATTTTAGCAGATTTTTCTGGATACAAAGGGTATAAAATTACCATTGTGTTTGATTCACACTTGGTTAAAGGAGCAATGCGGAAAAAAGAGACCTTCAGTAATGTAGAGGTAATATTTACAAAAGAAGGTGAAACAGCTGACAACTACATAGAACAGTATGTTTACAAGAATAGCAAAAACGAGAAGATTGGTGTTGTAACCTCAGACTATTTAGAACAGCTCATAATCCTTGGAGATGGTGCTTTGAGAATACCTCCAAGGGAACTTATATACGAAATAGAGCACTATAGAAAAGAAATTGAAAAGAAAGAAAAAGAAAAGAAGCATTCAAGTGATAGATTGGAAGATGCTTTAGAAGATGAGGTGATTCAAAAATTGGAGAAGTTCAAAAAAAACCTGGAATGA
- a CDS encoding DnaD domain protein, protein MGKVFILPKQQNFVLIGYDFIKNHMPFSDGEFVKVYIHLKYLVQNKIEAVEIDRIAKELNLLESDVVKALEFWAQRNLIRLSKDVDGNFSIEFLDEMFASEKIENAVAPPVYTTEDLSRFFETDENFRNLLEFAQKQYCRTFNKSDIDVLLEIYDWLKLPIGVIYMLINYATITKNNKNIKFLEQLAIKWKELNIDTIEKAEEYIKSQEDTSRIKRLVLQYLGIYNRAPTKVEDEIMNVWINDWKMPEDVIMYALSLVKNVNNPTVSYINGIIKRWYEAGLKDLESIKMFELENAQKKEKSKKQSSNKKSLREERDPSTYTALEELYKKALRGNADDDQ, encoded by the coding sequence ATGGGAAAGGTATTTATTCTACCTAAACAGCAAAACTTTGTTTTAATAGGCTATGATTTTATTAAAAATCACATGCCTTTTTCTGACGGGGAGTTTGTGAAGGTATATATTCATCTTAAATATCTTGTCCAAAACAAAATTGAAGCAGTTGAAATAGATAGAATTGCAAAGGAACTAAACCTTCTTGAGAGTGATGTTGTAAAAGCACTCGAATTTTGGGCACAGAGAAACCTTATAAGGCTTTCCAAAGACGTTGATGGCAATTTTTCAATTGAGTTTTTAGATGAGATGTTTGCATCTGAAAAGATTGAAAATGCTGTGGCACCCCCAGTTTACACAACAGAGGATTTATCCAGATTTTTTGAGACAGATGAAAACTTCAGAAACCTTCTTGAATTTGCACAAAAACAGTACTGCAGAACATTTAACAAAAGTGATATTGATGTTTTGCTTGAAATTTATGATTGGTTAAAACTGCCTATTGGAGTTATATATATGTTGATAAACTATGCTACGATAACTAAAAATAATAAAAACATAAAATTCCTTGAACAATTGGCAATTAAATGGAAGGAGCTTAATATTGATACTATCGAAAAAGCTGAAGAATATATAAAGTCTCAGGAAGATACAAGTAGAATAAAAAGGCTTGTTCTACAGTACCTTGGAATATACAATAGAGCTCCCACCAAAGTGGAAGATGAAATTATGAATGTATGGATAAACGACTGGAAAATGCCAGAAGATGTTATTATGTATGCTTTGAGCCTTGTGAAAAATGTGAACAACCCCACAGTAAGCTATATAAATGGTATAATAAAAAGGTGGTATGAAGCAGGTCTAAAAGATTTAGAATCAATTAAAATGTTTGAACTCGAAAATGCTCAAAAGAAAGAAAAGAGCAAAAAACAGTCATCAAATAAAAAGAGCCTACGTGAAGAAAGAGATCCATCTACATACACTGCGTTAGAAGAACTTTACAAAAAAGCCTTGAGAGGTAATGCAGATGATGACCAATAA
- the rlmB gene encoding 23S rRNA (guanosine(2251)-2'-O)-methyltransferase RlmB: protein MRTIEGKNPVKEALRSGAKITEVYISNSAKDKETAYIIDLCRQNGVVVKFVDKNKINKMAQTKNPQGVIAIAREFEYCDTDDILFEAKQRGETPFLVLLDGITDPQNFGSIIRSAHLCGAHGIVIEARNSSPVTPAVEKASAGAVEYMKIARVVNLRRTIEELKEKGIWVFAADANSPKPVYECDFTIPTCIVIGSEGKGISRLVKEGADFLIKIPQKGYISSFNASVAAGIIFFEVLKQRIKEGEIKGALDG, encoded by the coding sequence ATGAGGACTATTGAAGGTAAAAATCCTGTAAAAGAAGCGCTCAGAAGCGGGGCTAAAATAACGGAAGTGTATATTTCAAATTCAGCAAAAGATAAAGAAACTGCCTATATAATAGACCTTTGCAGACAAAATGGGGTAGTGGTAAAATTTGTTGATAAAAATAAAATAAATAAAATGGCGCAAACAAAAAATCCACAAGGAGTCATTGCCATTGCGCGGGAGTTTGAATATTGCGATACAGATGACATCTTGTTTGAAGCAAAGCAGAGAGGAGAGACGCCTTTTTTAGTTTTGCTTGATGGTATAACCGATCCACAGAACTTTGGGTCTATAATAAGGTCTGCACATTTGTGTGGAGCGCATGGAATTGTGATTGAAGCAAGAAATTCAAGTCCTGTGACACCAGCTGTTGAAAAAGCTTCTGCAGGTGCTGTTGAGTATATGAAGATTGCAAGGGTTGTTAACTTAAGAAGGACTATTGAGGAGCTGAAAGAGAAGGGCATATGGGTGTTTGCTGCAGATGCAAATAGTCCGAAACCTGTCTATGAGTGTGATTTTACTATTCCAACTTGTATTGTGATAGGTTCTGAGGGAAAAGGTATTTCCAGGCTTGTGAAAGAAGGAGCTGATTTTTTGATAAAAATTCCCCAAAAAGGATATATCAGTTCGTTTAATGCGTCTGTTGCGGCCGGTATCATATTTTTTGAGGTTTTAAAACAAAGAATCAAAGAAGGAGAAATCAAAGGTGCACTTGATGGTTGA
- a CDS encoding DUF1646 family protein, translating into MIAGLIILLLVILFLPFLVKAVEHNLEYFLFVMGIIGVIISKQMNLKLFEHILQNKLIYYITFAVLIAGMLFFFFRSGINKMIELLTQKISIQFFVFILVLILGLSSSFITAIIASLLLTEIMHHTPLDRNTKLKVIVLACFAIGFGAALTPVGEPLATITISKLKADFFYLARAIGFEIFITILLMAFLAALTVKKANKVDKDEYIEDTEGIKDVFLRAFKVFVFVFALELLGTAFKPLIDLYIIKLDAKILYWVNMISAIVDNATLAAAEISKEMTNEQVRAIILGMIISGGMLIPGNIPNIISAGKFKIKSKEWAKIGAPIGLILMATYFILVFIFKV; encoded by the coding sequence ATGATTGCAGGATTGATAATTCTGCTATTGGTTATTTTATTTTTACCCTTTTTGGTAAAGGCAGTTGAACACAATTTGGAGTATTTCTTGTTTGTAATGGGCATTATTGGTGTTATTATTTCTAAACAGATGAATTTAAAGTTATTTGAGCACATACTTCAAAATAAATTGATCTACTATATAACTTTTGCAGTTTTGATAGCAGGTATGCTGTTTTTCTTCTTTAGAAGTGGAATAAACAAAATGATTGAATTATTGACCCAAAAGATTTCAATACAATTTTTTGTCTTCATTTTAGTTCTTATCTTAGGGTTGAGTTCCAGTTTTATTACTGCGATAATTGCTTCATTATTATTGACCGAAATTATGCATCATACACCACTTGATAGGAATACCAAATTAAAGGTTATTGTATTAGCGTGTTTTGCGATAGGATTTGGAGCAGCATTAACGCCAGTTGGTGAACCATTAGCTACAATTACTATTTCAAAGCTCAAAGCAGATTTTTTCTATTTAGCAAGGGCCATTGGATTTGAAATTTTTATCACAATATTGCTTATGGCATTTTTGGCAGCCTTGACTGTTAAAAAAGCAAATAAAGTAGATAAAGATGAATATATAGAAGACACAGAGGGAATTAAAGATGTTTTTTTGAGGGCTTTCAAGGTTTTTGTATTTGTGTTTGCACTTGAGCTTTTAGGAACAGCTTTCAAACCATTGATAGATTTGTACATTATAAAGTTGGATGCAAAGATTCTTTACTGGGTAAATATGATTTCTGCTATAGTCGACAATGCAACCTTGGCAGCAGCTGAGATTTCTAAAGAAATGACAAATGAACAGGTTAGGGCGATTATTCTTGGAATGATTATAAGCGGAGGAATGTTAATACCAGGGAATATCCCAAACATAATATCTGCAGGAAAATTTAAAATAAAAAGCAAAGAATGGGCGAAAATTGGAGCTCCAATAGGTTTAATTTTAATGGCAACATACTTTATTTTGGTGTTTATATTTAAGGTGTAG
- the thyX gene encoding FAD-dependent thymidylate synthase — protein sequence MKFKVVLLSHTPEPEKVVATAAKLCYSNTTIENIFEKLDDEAVKKFLNFLVEVGHQSPLEHVSFTFGIEGVSRSFTHQLVRHRIASYSQQSQRYVKMDGFDYIIPPSIEEDEELKSIFIDTMNQISQAYAVLSEKLQKKHIDRFRIQGISEKEALKKAEKMAIEDARYVLPNACETKIIMTMNARELLHFFSERCCSRAQWEIRAVADKILELVKEIAPNIFKFAGPKCIRLGYCPEGKFSCREFEKVREKYLGKKREKHEDY from the coding sequence ATGAAGTTCAAGGTTGTTCTTTTATCCCACACACCAGAGCCTGAAAAAGTTGTTGCAACTGCTGCAAAACTTTGTTATTCTAATACAACCATTGAAAATATATTTGAGAAGTTAGATGATGAGGCAGTCAAAAAATTTCTAAATTTTTTAGTAGAGGTGGGGCATCAGTCACCTTTAGAACATGTAAGCTTTACATTTGGGATAGAAGGAGTTTCAAGAAGCTTTACACATCAACTTGTCCGTCACAGGATTGCTTCGTACTCACAGCAATCTCAGCGGTATGTCAAAATGGATGGATTTGATTATATAATTCCGCCAAGCATAGAAGAAGATGAAGAGCTTAAAAGTATTTTTATAGACACCATGAATCAGATTTCACAAGCTTATGCTGTTTTGTCTGAAAAGCTTCAAAAAAAGCACATTGACAGATTTAGAATACAAGGAATTTCAGAGAAAGAGGCTTTAAAAAAAGCAGAAAAAATGGCGATAGAAGATGCAAGATATGTTCTTCCAAATGCCTGTGAAACTAAAATTATCATGACAATGAATGCAAGAGAGCTTTTACATTTTTTTAGCGAAAGGTGCTGCAGTAGAGCTCAGTGGGAGATAAGAGCTGTTGCTGACAAGATTTTAGAGCTTGTAAAAGAGATTGCTCCAAACATATTCAAATTTGCAGGTCCGAAATGCATAAGACTTGGCTATTGTCCGGAAGGGAAGTTCTCTTGCAGAGAGTTTGAAAAGGTAAGAGAAAAATATCTTGGGAAAAAGAGGGAAAAACATGAGGACTATTGA
- a CDS encoding ATP-binding protein: MMTNKKEILETIDRIYKQRRYNAELSKERKIIELYAKSKEFADICDKIKLAGLRMSKASLMHNKEQIAKYSKILDTLISKRTKLLIEMGYPSDYLEPDYVCKACQDTGFVVSDDKVEICKCRTQLLIELLYEQSKLKDILKDHNFDNFNLNYYSKEVDLKEGLSPYKNMHKIVEEAKKFVKNFDKPNQKNLLFYGPTGLGKTFLAHCIAKEIIDKGKTVIFLDSISFFEILKDKYSKMLRLYDEVSDEEYKSLEEVDLLIIDDLGNEGKNAEFCHGVFQSLLDKRFLRGKKMVITTNYSLDGLVTVYSQFIMGRLQEYFMFLHLFGEDVRVIKAKLQLEKRTSEIS; the protein is encoded by the coding sequence ATGATGACCAATAAAAAAGAAATATTAGAGACCATAGATAGAATATACAAGCAAAGACGTTACAATGCAGAGCTTTCAAAAGAAAGAAAAATAATTGAACTTTATGCAAAATCAAAAGAGTTTGCCGATATATGTGACAAAATAAAATTAGCTGGCTTGAGGATGTCAAAAGCGTCGCTTATGCATAATAAAGAACAAATAGCTAAATATTCCAAAATTTTAGATACACTTATTTCAAAAAGGACAAAACTTTTAATTGAGATGGGATATCCGAGCGATTATTTAGAACCAGACTATGTGTGCAAGGCATGCCAGGACACGGGTTTTGTTGTCTCAGATGACAAAGTTGAAATTTGCAAATGCAGGACCCAGCTTCTCATTGAACTTCTGTATGAACAGAGCAAGCTAAAGGACATTCTAAAAGATCATAATTTTGACAATTTCAACTTGAATTACTATTCCAAAGAAGTGGACTTAAAAGAAGGTCTATCACCATATAAGAACATGCACAAGATAGTCGAAGAAGCGAAAAAGTTTGTGAAAAATTTTGATAAGCCAAATCAAAAAAATCTGTTGTTTTATGGACCGACGGGTCTTGGTAAGACGTTTCTTGCCCACTGTATTGCTAAGGAAATCATTGATAAGGGCAAAACAGTAATATTTTTAGATAGTATCTCTTTCTTTGAGATATTAAAAGATAAATATTCCAAAATGCTTCGGCTCTATGACGAGGTAAGCGATGAAGAATACAAAAGTCTTGAAGAGGTTGATCTTTTGATCATCGATGATCTTGGGAATGAGGGAAAAAATGCTGAGTTCTGCCATGGCGTTTTTCAAAGTTTGCTGGACAAAAGATTCTTGAGAGGCAAAAAGATGGTCATAACCACAAACTACAGCCTTGATGGGCTTGTCACCGTTTATTCTCAGTTCATAATGGGCAGGCTTCAGGAATATTTTATGTTTTTGCATCTATTTGGAGAAGATGTGAGGGTAATAAAAGCAAAACTTCAGCTTGAAAAGAGAACTTCAGAGATATCATAA